From one Eucalyptus grandis isolate ANBG69807.140 chromosome 9, ASM1654582v1, whole genome shotgun sequence genomic stretch:
- the LOC104418860 gene encoding chromatin remodeling protein SHL produces MAKAKAPRRTLESYTVKSINKSVRVGDCVLMRPSDPAKPSYVARIERIESDVRGTNVKVHVRWYYRPEESIGGRRQFHGSKEVFLSDHYDIQSADTIEGKCTVHTFKSYTKLDAVGNEDFFCRFEYNSSTGAFNPDRVAVYCKCEMPYNPDDLMVQCEGCTDWFHPTCIDMSVDEAKRLDHFFCESCSAEGKKLQNIHSASRLVADTKVDTKRRRR; encoded by the exons ATGGCCAAGGCCAAAGCTCCGAGGCGCACGCTCGAATCCTACACAGTCAAATCCATCAACAAATCCGTCCGAG TCGGCGACTGCGTCCTGATGCGGCCGTCGGACCCGGCGAAGCCCTCCTACGTGGCGAGGATCGAGCGGATCGAGTCGGACGTTCGCGGGACCAACGTGAAGGTGCACGTGCGGTGGTATTACCGGCCCGAGGAGTCGATCGGGGGGCGGCGCCAGTTCCACGGCTCCAAGGAGGTGTTCCTCTCCGACCACTACGACATCCAGAGCGCCGACACGATCGAGGGCAAGTGCACGGTCCACACCTTCAAGAGCTACACCAAGCTCGACGCCGTCGGGAACGAGGACTTCTTCTGCCGCTTCGAGTATAATTCCTCCACCGGCGCGTTTAATCCCGACAGAGTGGCCGT GTATTGCAAATGCGAAATGCCTTATAATCCTGATGATCTAATGGTTCAGTGCGAGGGCTGCACTGATTG GTTTCATCCTACTTGTATAGACATGTCGGTAGATGAAGCCAAAAGACTTGACCACTTCTTCTGTGAAAGTTGCTCAGCAGAAGGAAAAAAGCTGCAAAATATTCACTCTGCTTCCAGGCTTGTTGCAGATACAAAG GTGGATACAAAACGTCGGCGGAGGTGA
- the LOC104418861 gene encoding purple acid phosphatase, which translates to MSSHSFAPGSSALAVLACFLSVAVICNGGTTSPFVRKIWPSVDMPFDSDVFAAPTGHNAPQQVHITQGDHVGKGVIVSWVTPHEPGSNKVHYWSEKTGRKKHSENTVVKTYKYYNYTSGYIHHCTIKDLEPDTKYHYVVGSGHVRRQFWFVTPPEVGPDVPYTFGLIGDLGQTLDSNVTLTHYQQNPYNPKSVLFVGDLSYADDHPLHNNLRWDSWGRFVERSVAYQHWIWVSGNHEIDYCPEIGEYTPFKPYLHRYEIPYRESNSTSPLWYSIKRASAYIIVLSSYSAYAIYTPQYVWLQEELPKVNRSETPWLIVLMHTPWYNSYNYHYMEGESMRVVFEPWLVQYKVDVVFAGHVHAYERSERISNVAYNITNGLATPVSDPNAPVYITIGDGGNIEGLAKNMTEPQPEYSAFREASFGHAIFDIKNRTHAYYSWNRNNDGIAAEADSLWFRNRYWDPVKESS; encoded by the exons ATGAGTTCGCACTCGTTCGCGCCTGGCTCATCCGCCCTGGCGGTTCTTGCATGCTTCCTGAGTGTTGCTGTGATCTGCAATGGAGGAACGACGAGTCCTTTCGTTAGGAAAATTTGGCCGTCCGTGGACATGCCTTTTGACAGTGATGTCTTTGCTGCGCCTACCGGACATAATGCGCCCCAACAG GTTCACATAACGCAAGGAGATCACGTTGGCAAGGGAGTGATCGTGTCGTGGGTGACTCCTCATGAACCCGGCTCCAACAAAGTGCATTACTGGAGCGAAAAGACCGGGAGGAAGAAGCACTCGGAGAACACTGTTGTCAAAACTTACAAGTACTACAACTACACTTCTGGTTACATTCACCATTGCACCATCAAAGATTTAGAG CCTGATACGAAGTATCACTACGTAGTCGGGTCTGGACACGTCCGGCGACAATTCTGGTTTGTGACCCCTCCTGAAGTTGGCCCTGATGTCCCGTACACTTTCGGTCTGATCG GCGATCTAGGTCAGACGCTTGATTCGAATGTGACCCTGACTCATTATCAGCAAAACCCGTACAATCCAAAGTCAGTGTTGTTTGTCGGGGACCTGTCCTATGCAGATGATCATCCGCTGCACAACAATTTGAGGTGGGACAGTTGGGGGAGGTTCGTCGAGAGAAGCGTGGCATATCAGCATTGGATCTGGGTTTCAGGAAATCATGAGATTGATTATTGCCCTGAAATT GGGGAATATACGCCATTCAAACCGTATTTGCACCGGTACGAAATCCCATACAGGGAGTCAAACAGCACCAGCCCTTTGTGGTACTCAATAAAGAGAGCTTCTGCTTATATCATAGTACTGTCTTCCTATTCGGCATATG CTATATACACTCCTCAGTACGTATGGCTTCAAGAAGAGCTGCCAAAAGTGAACCGGAGCGAGACGCCGTGGCTGATCGTTCTCATGCACACTCCATGGTACAACAGCTACAATTACCACTACATGGAAGGAGAATCCATGAGAGTAGTTTTCGAGCCATGGCTTGTTCAGTACAAGGTCGACGTCGTGTTTGCTGGTCATGTGCACGCTTATGAAAGATCT GAACGCATATCGAACGTAGCATACAACATTACAAATGGTCTGGCTACTCCCGTGTCTGATCCGAACGCACCTGTCTACATAACCATTGGTGACGGAGGGAACATAGAAGGCTTAGCTAAAAA CATGACAGAGCCACAGCCAGAGTACTCTGCTTTCCGCGAAGCAAGTTTCGGGCACGCCATCTTTGACATCAAGAACCGAACGCATGCATACTACAGCTGGAACCGCAACAATGATGGAATTGCTGCAGAGGCCGATTCTTTGTGGTTCCGCAACCGATATTGGGATCCGGTCAAGGAATCGAGCTGA
- the LOC120285922 gene encoding purple acid phosphatase 2-like isoform X2: protein MAVLGSSSSRCSVAAVGAALVLVLVLVLNGADLCNGGKTSTFVRKVEKTVDMPLDSDVFRVPPGYNAPQQVHITQGDHVGKGVIVSWVTPDEPGSSVVLYWSKNSEHKKKAKGKVNRYEFYNYTSGYIHHCTLNDLMYNTKYYYEVGIGHTVRQFWFITPPEVGPDVPYTFGLIGDLGQSFDSNVTLTHYEHNPQKGQTVLFVGDLSYADNYPNHDNVRWDTWGRFVERSVAYQPWIWTAGNHEIDFAPELGENKPFKPYTNRYHVPYRKSNSTAPFWYSIKRASAYIIVLSSYSAYGKYTPQYKWLEEELKKVDRTETPWLIVMMHSPWYNSYNYHYMEGETMRVMFEPWFVKYKVDVVFAGHVHAYERSERVSNIAYNIVNGLCIPVHDQSAPVYITIGDGGNLEGLATNMTEPQPKYSAYREASFGHAIFDIKNRTHAYYSWHRNQDGYAVEADSMWFFNRIWHPIDDSTSV from the exons ATGGCTGTTctgggatcttcttcttctcgttgTTCAGTTGCTGCTGTTGGGGctgctcttgttcttgttcttgttctggttttgAATGGGGCCGATTTATGCAATGGAGGGAAGAC CAGCACTTTCGTCCGTAAAGTGGAGAAAACCGTGGACATGCCTCTGGACAGCGATGTTTTCCGAGTGCCTCCTGGCTATAATGCCCCTCAGCAG GTACATATAACACAAGGAGATCATGTGGGAAAAGGAGTGATTGTGTCATGGGTGACTCCGGATGAACCTGGGTCCAGTGTAGTGCTCTACTGGAGCAAAAACAGCGAGCacaagaaaaaggcaaagggcAAAGTGAATCGTTATGAGTTCTACAATTATACTTCTGGTTACATCCACCATTGCACCCTTAACGACTTGATG TACAACACCAAATACTATTATGAGGTCGGAATTGGACACACGGTCCGACAGTTCTGGTTCATTACTCCTCCGGAGGTTGGCCCTGATGTTCCATACACTTTCGGTCTCATAG GGGATCTTGGTCAGAGTTTTGATTCAAACGTGACCCTCACCCATTACGAACATAATCCACAGAAAGGACAGACTGTGTTGTTTGTTGGAGACTTGTCGTATGCAGATAATTATCCCAACCACGACAATGTGAGGTGGGATACGTGGGGAAGGTTTGTAGAAAGAAGTGTAGCTTATCAACCCTGGATATGGACAGCAGGAAATCATGAAATCGACTTCGCTCCTGAACTC ggAGAAAATAAACCCTTCAAGCCCTATACGAACAGATACCATGTCCCTTATAGAAAATCAAACAGCACCGCACCTTTTTGGTACTCCATAAAGAGAGCTTCAGCATACATCATAGTCTTATCGTCATACTCTGCATATG GTAAATATACTCCCCAGTACAAATGGCTTGAAGAAGAGCTAAAAAAAGTTGACAGGACCGAGACACCATGGCTGATTGTTATGATGCATTCTCCCTGGTACAATAGCTACAACTATCACTACATGGAAGGAGAAACCATGAGAGTGATGTTCGAGCCGTGGTTTGTGAAATACAAAGTAGATGTGGTGTTTGCAGGTCATGTCCATGCATATGAACGATCT GAACGTGTATCCAACATCGCATACAACATTGTGAACGGCTTGTGCATCCCTGTTCATGATCAATCAGCTCCAGTGTACATAACGATTGGTGATGGAGGCAATCTTGAAGGTTTGGCCACCAA CATGACGGAACCCCAGCCAAAATACTCAGCCTACCGCGAAGCCAGCTTTGGCCATGCGATTTTCGATATTAAGAACCGAACGCATGCATACTATAGTTGGCACAGAAATCAAGATGGATATGCAGTGGAAGCCGATTCTATGTGGTTCTTCAATAGAATATGGCATCCAATTGATGATTCTACAAGCGTTTGA
- the LOC120285922 gene encoding purple acid phosphatase 2-like isoform X1, which produces MAVLGSSSSRCSVAAVGAALVLVLVLVLNGADLCNGGKTSTFVRKVEKTVDMPLDSDVFRVPPGYNAPQQVHITQGDHVGKGVIVSWVTPDEPGSSVVLYWSKNSEHKKKAKGKVNRYEFYNYTSGYIHHCTLNDLMYNTKYYYEVGIGHTVRQFWFITPPEVGPDVPYTFGLIGDLGQSFDSNVTLTHYEHNPQKGQTVLFVGDLSYADNYPNHDNVRWDTWGRFVERSVAYQPWIWTAGNHEIDFAPELGENKPFKPYTNRYHVPYRKSNSTAPFWYSIKRASAYIIVLSSYSAYGKYTPQYKWLEEELKKVDRTETPWLIVMMHSPWYNSYNYHYMEGETMRVMFEPWFVKYKVDVVFAGHVHAYERSERVSNIAYNIVNGLCIPVHDQSAPVYITIGDGGNLEGLATNMTEPQPKYSAYREASFGHAIFDIKNRTHAYYSWHRNQDGYAVEADSMWFFNRIWHPIDDSTSV; this is translated from the exons ATGGCTGTTctgggatcttcttcttctcgttgTTCAGTTGCTGCTGTTGGGGctgctcttgttcttgttcttgttctggttttgAATGGGGCCGATTTATGCAATGGAGGGAAGACCAGCACTTTCGTCCGTAAAGTGGAGAAAACCGTGGACATGCCTCTGGACAGCGATGTTTTCCGAGTGCCTCCTGGCTATAATGCCCCTCAGCAG GTACATATAACACAAGGAGATCATGTGGGAAAAGGAGTGATTGTGTCATGGGTGACTCCGGATGAACCTGGGTCCAGTGTAGTGCTCTACTGGAGCAAAAACAGCGAGCacaagaaaaaggcaaagggcAAAGTGAATCGTTATGAGTTCTACAATTATACTTCTGGTTACATCCACCATTGCACCCTTAACGACTTGATG TACAACACCAAATACTATTATGAGGTCGGAATTGGACACACGGTCCGACAGTTCTGGTTCATTACTCCTCCGGAGGTTGGCCCTGATGTTCCATACACTTTCGGTCTCATAG GGGATCTTGGTCAGAGTTTTGATTCAAACGTGACCCTCACCCATTACGAACATAATCCACAGAAAGGACAGACTGTGTTGTTTGTTGGAGACTTGTCGTATGCAGATAATTATCCCAACCACGACAATGTGAGGTGGGATACGTGGGGAAGGTTTGTAGAAAGAAGTGTAGCTTATCAACCCTGGATATGGACAGCAGGAAATCATGAAATCGACTTCGCTCCTGAACTC ggAGAAAATAAACCCTTCAAGCCCTATACGAACAGATACCATGTCCCTTATAGAAAATCAAACAGCACCGCACCTTTTTGGTACTCCATAAAGAGAGCTTCAGCATACATCATAGTCTTATCGTCATACTCTGCATATG GTAAATATACTCCCCAGTACAAATGGCTTGAAGAAGAGCTAAAAAAAGTTGACAGGACCGAGACACCATGGCTGATTGTTATGATGCATTCTCCCTGGTACAATAGCTACAACTATCACTACATGGAAGGAGAAACCATGAGAGTGATGTTCGAGCCGTGGTTTGTGAAATACAAAGTAGATGTGGTGTTTGCAGGTCATGTCCATGCATATGAACGATCT GAACGTGTATCCAACATCGCATACAACATTGTGAACGGCTTGTGCATCCCTGTTCATGATCAATCAGCTCCAGTGTACATAACGATTGGTGATGGAGGCAATCTTGAAGGTTTGGCCACCAA CATGACGGAACCCCAGCCAAAATACTCAGCCTACCGCGAAGCCAGCTTTGGCCATGCGATTTTCGATATTAAGAACCGAACGCATGCATACTATAGTTGGCACAGAAATCAAGATGGATATGCAGTGGAAGCCGATTCTATGTGGTTCTTCAATAGAATATGGCATCCAATTGATGATTCTACAAGCGTTTGA